In a single window of the Gossypium hirsutum isolate 1008001.06 chromosome A13, Gossypium_hirsutum_v2.1, whole genome shotgun sequence genome:
- the LOC107895204 gene encoding scarecrow-like protein 21 — protein MDSHQLFGLSNSTCYSTISSIPNRLFSSSKSDIRNSPNSPFSTKFDCYTYTTPSDSQEQHSSTDKLSGLSPSSNSSLQSNNYFYPLSPPLNCRGESLPLYSGGSSYTQYANLSHQMIYTSQELDSALWAPDRDKEVTTPSVSRPRETGPLSRTWSRESQGSLVLQPQTFFVSRHRQSAEAVHVEKRQKAIEDLSLHGIPPGNLRQLLFACAKALFENKMDEFDELIAKAKDAVSIAGEPIQRLGAYMVEGLVARKEASGSNIYRALRCREPEGKELLSYMHMLYEICPYLKFGYMAANGAIAEACRNEDHIHIIDFQIAQGTQWVTLLQALAARPGGAPRVRITGIDDPVSKYARGGGLEAVGRRLSALSEKFNIPVEFHGVPVFAPDVTRDMLNLRPGEALAVNFPLQLHHTPDESVDVNNPRDGILRLVKSLSPKVTTLVEQESNTNTAPFLPRFIETLEYYLAIFESIDETLPRDRKERINVEQQCLARDIVNIIACEGKERVERHELLGKWKSRLTMAGFRQYPLSSYVNSVIRSLLRCYSKHYTLVEKDGAMLLRWKDRNLISASAWHCNN, from the coding sequence ATGGATTCGCACCAGCTTTTCGGCCTATCCAACTCAACCTGTTATTCAACTATTTCTTCAATACCTAATAGGCTGTTTAGTTCTTCGAAATCTGACATAAGAAACTCACCCAATTCGCCCTTTTCGACTAAATTTGATTGTTATACCTACACCACACCGAGTGACAGCCAAGAGCAGCATAGTTCCACAGATAAGCTCTCAGGACTCAGCCCTTCTTCTAACTCTTCACTTCAGTCTAACAATTATTTCTATCCCTTGAGTCCTCCTCTAAACTGCAGGGGCGAAAGCTTACCACTCTATTCTGGTGGAAGTTCTTATACACAATATGCAAACTTGAGCCACCAAATGATATACACTTCGCAGGAACTAGATAGCGCACTCTGGGCGCCGGACAGGGATAAAGAAGTAACAACCCCAAGTGTTAGTAGACCACGGGAAACAGGCCCGCTGTCTAGGACATGGAGTCGGGAGTCCCAAGGTTCTTTGGTGCTTCAGCCTCAAACATTCTTTGTCTCTAGGCATCGGCAGTCAGCTGAAGCTGTTCATGTTGAGAAACGTCAGAAAGCGATAGAGGATTTGTCTTTGCATGGTATTCCGCCAGGCAATCTGAGGCAATTGTTGTTTGCATGTGCTAAAGCACTCTTCGAAAACAAGATGGATGAATTTGATGAGTTGATTGCAAAGGCTAAGGATGCTGTGTCTATTGCTGGAGAACCAATCCAACGTCTTGGTGCTTACATGGTAGAAGGGTTGGTTGCAAGGAAGGAAGCATCGGGGTCTAACATATATCGTGCCCTTCGTTGTAGAGAGCCTGAAGGCAAGGAGTTGCTTTCCTACATGCATATGCTGTATGAAATTTGCCCGTACTTGAAGTTCGGCTACATGGCAGCCAATGGGGCCATTGCTGAAGCATGCAGAAATGAAGACCACATCCACATTATTGATTTCCAGATTGCTCAGGGGACACAATGGGTGACTCTCTTGCAAGCACTTGCAGCCAGACCAGGTGGAGCTCCTCGTGTCCGGATTACAGGAATTGATGATCCTGTCTCGAAATACGCTCGTGGTGGTGGATTGGAAGCTGTCGGAAGGCGTTTGTCAGCACTATCTGAAAAGTTCAATATTCCAGTTGAGTTTCACGGAGTGCCAGTTTTCGCCCCAGATGTCACAAGGGACATGCTTAATCTCAGGCCTGGGGAGGCTCTGGCTGTCAACTTCCCACTGCAGCTCCATCACACCCCTGACGAGAGCGTTGACGTGAACAACCCTAGGGACGGGATTCTACGACTGGTGAAGTCACTTTCTCCCAAGGTCACCACATTAGTAGAGCAAGAATCAAACACAAACACGGCCCCTTTCCTCCCCAGGTTCATCGAGACTCTAGAGTACTACTTAGCAATATTTGAGTCCATCGACGAGACACTTCCAAGGGACAGAAAAGAAAGAATCAACGTAGAGCAGCAATGCCTAGCGAGGGATATTGTGAATATCATTGCTTGCGAGGGAAAGGAGAGAGTGGAACGCCACGAGCTGTTGGGAAAATGGAAGTCCAGGCTGACAATGGCCGGATTCCGACAATACCCATTAAGCTCATATGTGAATTCAGTGATAAGAAGCCTGCTGAGGTGCTACTCTAAACACTATACACTGGTGGAGAAGGATGGTGCTATGTTGTTGAGATGGAAGGATCGGAACCTTATATCGGCTTCTGCTTGGCACTGCAACAACTGA